In a single window of the Arachis hypogaea cultivar Tifrunner chromosome 6, arahy.Tifrunner.gnm2.J5K5, whole genome shotgun sequence genome:
- the LOC140173448 gene encoding biotin carboxylase 2, chloroplastic-like, whose protein sequence is MMNSPSGMGLYAGTSRGIKNSQCSFLGATKVNFPSQTMSRTCQLNHKHKTHSGALHATCQGDKILVANRGKILVRAIRTAHELGIPCMALYSTIDKDALHSNWLMNPSALAKRQLANPALLAVPGNL, encoded by the exons ATGATGAACTCGCCAAGTGGTATG GGCTTGTATGCGGGAACAAGTAGAGGAATCAAGAATTCACAATGCAGTTTCTTAGGTGCAACTAAGGTGAATTTTCCCAGCCAAACAATGTCCAGAACTTGTCAACTCAATCACAAACATAAAACACATTCTGGGGCACTCCATGCTACCTGCCAGGGTGACAAGATCCTGGTAGCTAACAGAGGCAAAATCCTGGTTCGTGCTATTCGCACTGCTCATGAATTGGGAATACCCTGTATGGCTTTGTACTCAACCATAGACAAGGATGCACTTCATTCAAATTGGCTGATGAATCCGTCTGCATTGGCGAAGCGCCAACTAGCCAATC CTGCTCTGCTGGCCGTGCCGGGAAACCTGTAG